The following are encoded in a window of Mycolicibacterium tusciae JS617 genomic DNA:
- a CDS encoding cytochrome c oxidase assembly protein, with translation MTTVASSVRSSAVWPVLAGVAVLAGATAAGLGALSLTDALTATGLPDPGPVTTYGLPFVRAAGEIAAVVAVGSFLLAAFLVPPQSNGVLDAGGYRALRLGTVASGVWTVCAALLVPLTVSDVTGKPLASRLDPSAIWSVASLVEIAGAWRWTALIAAAVTIASIPVLRWSPTPLLFAGSLAALLPLALTGHSSSGGSHDLATNSLLIHLVAGALWAGGLLALLVHALRGGEHAYLAARRFSLVALWCFVAMALSGVINALVRVQPADLFDTNYGWLILAKTVALCVLGAIGWLQRGRGLGALKSDPGARGPLIRLALVEAVVFGLTFGVAVALGRTPPPPPPIFNPSIPAIEIGYDLAGPPTLTRILFDWRFDLVFGTAAIVVALVYVVAVVRLRRRGDAWPVGRTVAWLLGCLVVLFATSSGVGRYMPAMFSMHMAAHMLLSMLAPILLVLGAPVTLALRALPAAGRNEPPGPREWLLAALHSRVSKVLTNPIVATILFVGGFYGLYFGGIFDAAVDSHSAHLAMNLHFLLTGYLFYWVVIGVDPTPRPIPPLGKVAMVFASLPFHAFFGVVLMSTNTVLGEPFYKSLQLYWHTDLLGDQRLGGGIAWAAGELPLVIVIVALLIQWRRSDDRTAKRLDRAADRDDDADLAAYNAMLAELARREDQQR, from the coding sequence ATGACGACGGTCGCCTCCAGCGTGCGCAGCAGCGCGGTGTGGCCGGTGCTCGCCGGGGTGGCTGTGCTGGCAGGCGCGACCGCCGCGGGGCTGGGCGCGTTGTCGCTCACGGACGCGCTGACCGCAACGGGGCTGCCCGATCCCGGCCCGGTGACCACCTATGGCCTGCCGTTTGTGCGGGCGGCGGGGGAGATCGCCGCCGTGGTCGCGGTCGGGTCGTTTCTACTGGCCGCATTCCTGGTGCCGCCGCAGTCCAACGGAGTTCTCGACGCCGGCGGCTACCGTGCGCTGCGGCTCGGCACCGTCGCCTCCGGAGTTTGGACCGTGTGCGCGGCGCTGTTGGTGCCCCTCACCGTCTCCGACGTCACCGGCAAGCCGTTGGCCTCGCGTCTCGACCCGTCGGCGATCTGGTCGGTGGCGAGCCTGGTCGAGATCGCCGGCGCCTGGCGGTGGACCGCGCTCATCGCCGCCGCCGTGACGATCGCCAGCATCCCGGTGTTGCGATGGTCGCCGACGCCGCTGCTGTTCGCCGGGTCATTGGCCGCGCTGCTGCCGCTCGCGCTGACCGGTCATTCGTCGTCGGGCGGCTCGCACGATCTGGCCACCAACAGCCTGCTCATCCACTTGGTGGCCGGCGCGCTGTGGGCGGGCGGTCTCTTGGCGCTGCTGGTTCATGCCCTCCGCGGCGGCGAGCATGCCTATCTGGCCGCGCGTCGGTTCTCGCTGGTCGCACTGTGGTGCTTTGTGGCCATGGCCCTCAGTGGTGTCATCAACGCCCTCGTCCGCGTGCAACCCGCGGACCTGTTCGATACCAACTACGGCTGGCTGATTCTGGCCAAGACGGTCGCGTTGTGTGTGCTCGGCGCGATCGGCTGGCTGCAAAGAGGCCGCGGTCTTGGCGCGCTGAAGTCGGATCCGGGCGCGCGCGGCCCACTGATCAGGTTGGCGCTTGTCGAAGCCGTGGTATTCGGGCTGACGTTCGGTGTCGCTGTCGCTTTGGGCCGGACACCGCCGCCCCCGCCCCCGATCTTCAATCCCTCGATCCCGGCGATTGAGATCGGCTACGACCTCGCAGGGCCCCCCACGCTGACCCGCATCCTGTTCGACTGGCGCTTCGACTTGGTATTCGGCACGGCGGCAATCGTGGTCGCACTCGTGTATGTGGTTGCCGTGGTCAGGCTGCGACGCCGCGGCGATGCATGGCCGGTCGGCCGGACCGTGGCGTGGCTGCTGGGATGTCTGGTTGTGCTGTTCGCGACATCGTCGGGTGTCGGTCGCTACATGCCTGCCATGTTCAGCATGCACATGGCTGCGCACATGCTGCTGTCGATGCTGGCTCCCATCCTGCTCGTGCTCGGCGCTCCGGTCACGCTTGCGCTGAGGGCATTGCCCGCGGCGGGACGCAACGAGCCCCCCGGCCCGCGGGAGTGGCTACTTGCTGCCCTGCACTCACGAGTGTCGAAGGTGCTCACCAATCCGATCGTGGCGACCATCCTGTTCGTCGGCGGGTTCTACGGGCTGTACTTCGGCGGGATCTTCGACGCGGCGGTGGACAGCCACTCCGCCCACCTCGCCATGAACCTGCACTTCCTGCTGACCGGCTATCTGTTCTATTGGGTGGTAATCGGCGTCGACCCGACACCGCGCCCGATCCCGCCCCTCGGCAAGGTCGCAATGGTGTTCGCCTCGCTGCCGTTCCACGCGTTCTTCGGTGTCGTGTTGATGAGCACGAACACGGTACTGGGAGAGCCGTTCTACAAATCGCTGCAGCTCTACTGGCATACCGACCTGCTCGGCGACCAGCGCCTTGGCGGTGGAATTGCCTGGGCGGCAGGGGAGTTACCGCTCGTTATTGTGATAGTCGCGCTGCTGATCCAGTGGCGACGCAGCGACGACCGCACCGCTAAGCGGCTCGATCGCGCCGCCGACCGTGACGACGATGCTGACCTCGCCGCCTACAACGCGATGCTCGCCGAACTCGCCCGCCGCGAGGACCAGCAGCGGTAG
- a CDS encoding glycerol-3-phosphate 1-O-acyltransferase translates to MNVPPDRFAPFTPTGDALVLASVSSPAEQELLNDWLEQQHRENPDSKVDVLRLPADDPPPGVLAQLVAELEADEDRSVVPVRVFWVPGGLPTRSKVVALLSGRDTYRPPELLQRRILRRDPSRARVVAGEPAKVSELRQQWADTTVAENSREFARFVLRRAALAIERVELRLLGPEYKSPRLMKPEVLASARFREGLEQIPGADVETAGEMLDELSTGWSRFSVDLIPSLGRAIFSRGFDPHVDYDRAQVEAMRGSLENHPAVLLFSHRSYLDGVIVPVAMQENRLPPVHTFAGINLSFGFMGPLMRHSGVIFLRRKLDDPLYKYVLRQFVGYIVEKRFNLSWSIEGTRSRTGKMLPPKLGLLAYVADAYLDGRSDDILLQPVSISFDQLHETAEYAAYAQGGEKTPEGLSWLYNFIKAQGERNYGKIYVRFPEAVSMREYLGAPHGPMATDDAAKRLAMQKMAFEVAWRILRATPVNATALVSALLLTTRGVALTLDQLHHTLQDSLDYLERKQTPMTNSALRLRTPDGVRAALDALSNRHPVTCVDGGREPVWRIAPEDEHEAAFYRNTLIDVFLETSIVELALAYSGRADEDRLEAFWSQAMRLRDLLKFDFYFADSAAFREHVAEEMSWQHEDWESHVASGDVDGLLRAKRPLIAGAMLRPFFEAYEIVADVLRDSPADIDEKELTKRALGLGNQYVAQERVHSNESVSALLFATARQVVADQNLLTPAADLGDRRTAFRDELRAILRDMEKVEQFSREQFYAREIARRSVRTELA, encoded by the coding sequence GTGAACGTCCCCCCGGACCGATTCGCGCCGTTCACCCCCACCGGCGACGCGCTCGTGCTCGCATCGGTGTCCTCGCCCGCCGAGCAGGAACTGCTCAACGATTGGCTGGAGCAACAGCACCGCGAGAATCCCGACTCCAAGGTCGACGTCTTGCGGCTACCCGCCGACGATCCACCGCCCGGCGTGCTTGCGCAGCTCGTGGCTGAGCTGGAGGCCGACGAGGATAGATCCGTCGTGCCGGTGCGAGTGTTCTGGGTGCCGGGCGGGTTGCCGACACGCTCAAAGGTGGTGGCGCTGCTGTCAGGTCGCGACACCTACCGGCCGCCGGAGCTTCTGCAGCGCCGAATCCTGCGCAGGGACCCGTCTCGTGCCCGGGTGGTCGCCGGTGAGCCTGCAAAAGTTTCGGAGCTCCGCCAACAGTGGGCCGACACGACAGTGGCCGAGAACTCGCGTGAATTCGCGCGGTTTGTGTTGCGTCGCGCGGCCCTGGCGATCGAGCGGGTCGAGCTGCGACTGCTTGGACCGGAGTACAAGTCCCCGCGACTGATGAAGCCCGAAGTACTGGCCTCCGCTCGTTTTCGCGAAGGCCTGGAACAGATCCCGGGTGCGGACGTCGAAACAGCGGGAGAGATGCTCGACGAACTCTCCACCGGATGGAGCCGGTTCTCGGTCGATCTGATCCCTTCGCTCGGTCGCGCCATATTCAGCCGCGGCTTCGATCCCCATGTCGACTACGACCGCGCCCAGGTGGAGGCGATGCGCGGCAGCCTGGAGAACCATCCGGCTGTGCTGCTGTTCTCGCACAGGTCCTATCTGGACGGCGTGATCGTGCCGGTGGCGATGCAGGAGAACCGATTACCTCCGGTTCATACGTTTGCGGGCATCAACCTGTCGTTCGGATTCATGGGTCCGCTGATGCGCCACTCGGGCGTCATCTTCCTGCGGCGAAAGCTCGATGACCCGCTCTACAAGTACGTGTTGCGGCAGTTCGTCGGCTACATCGTCGAGAAGCGATTCAACCTCAGCTGGTCGATCGAGGGCACTCGCTCGCGGACCGGAAAGATGTTGCCGCCCAAGCTGGGTCTGCTCGCCTATGTTGCCGACGCCTATCTCGACGGTCGCAGCGATGACATTTTGCTGCAGCCTGTTTCGATCAGCTTCGACCAGTTGCACGAAACCGCGGAGTATGCGGCGTACGCGCAGGGTGGTGAGAAGACTCCCGAAGGCCTGTCGTGGTTGTACAACTTCATCAAGGCGCAGGGCGAGCGCAACTACGGCAAGATCTATGTCCGCTTTCCCGAAGCGGTGTCGATGCGCGAATACCTGGGCGCGCCGCACGGCCCGATGGCCACCGACGACGCCGCGAAACGCCTTGCCATGCAGAAGATGGCCTTCGAGGTGGCATGGCGGATACTGCGGGCCACACCGGTCAACGCGACCGCATTGGTATCGGCGCTGCTGCTGACCACCCGTGGGGTTGCCCTGACACTTGATCAACTGCATCACACCCTTCAGGACTCGCTGGACTACCTGGAGCGCAAACAGACTCCGATGACCAACAGCGCGCTGCGGCTGAGGACGCCCGACGGGGTTCGTGCCGCGCTGGACGCCCTGTCCAACCGCCACCCGGTCACGTGTGTCGACGGAGGCCGAGAGCCGGTCTGGCGGATCGCCCCGGAGGATGAGCATGAGGCGGCGTTCTACCGCAACACGCTGATCGACGTGTTTCTGGAGACGTCGATCGTCGAGTTGGCCCTCGCCTATTCGGGGCGTGCCGATGAAGATCGGTTGGAAGCGTTCTGGAGTCAGGCGATGCGGTTGCGGGACCTGTTGAAATTCGATTTCTACTTCGCCGACTCCGCCGCGTTCCGCGAGCACGTGGCCGAAGAGATGTCGTGGCAGCACGAGGATTGGGAATCGCACGTCGCGTCGGGTGACGTCGACGGGCTGTTGCGTGCGAAGCGTCCGCTGATCGCGGGCGCCATGCTGCGGCCGTTCTTCGAGGCTTACGAGATCGTGGCGGATGTTTTGCGCGACTCACCCGCAGACATCGACGAGAAAGAACTGACCAAACGCGCGTTGGGACTGGGCAATCAGTATGTCGCCCAGGAACGGGTGCACAGCAATGAGTCGGTATCGGCTCTGTTGTTCGCGACGGCACGTCAAGTGGTCGCGGACCAGAATCTGCTGACCCCCGCGGCCGATCTGGGCGATCGACGCACAGCGTTTCGCGACGAGCTTCGCGCGATCCTGCGCGATATGGAGAAGGTCGAGCAGTTCTCGCGCGAGCAGTTCTATGCGCGCGAGATAGCGCGCCGCAGCGTCCGCACCGAACTGGCGTAG
- a CDS encoding HAD-IB family hydrolase/lysophospholipid acyltransferase family protein: MTSGNGQGSQAIRRTMRLPGSVAEIQASPPGPEVGAFFDLDGTLVAGFTGVIMTQDRLRRRQMSVGEFIGMVQAGLNHQLGRSEFEDLIGKGARMLRGNSLADIDELAERLFVQKIVGRIYPEMRELVRAHMARGHTVVLSSSALTVQVEPVARFLGIDNVLSNKFETDEHGLLTGEVLTPIIWGPGKARAVQAFASKNGVDLSKSYFYADGDEDVALMYLVGNPRPTNPAGKLAAVAAKRGWPVLRFSSRSGSSPVSQLRTAVGIASMVPIAAGAIGLGLLTQNRRTGVNFFTSTFGKTLLTTIGVELNVLGKENLTVERPAVFIFNHRNQADPMIAGRLVESNFTSVGKKELEKDPIVGTMGKIMDAAFIDRDDPQKAVEGLKKVEELARKGLSILIAPEGTRLDTTEVGPFKKGPFRIAMSAGIPVVPIVIRNAEVIAARDSSTFNPGIVDVVVYPPIPVDDWTHDELSDRIAEVRQLYLDTLKDWPQDKLPTPALYTRKKAKNPRKPPAKKSTPSKTAKKATTTKVTAKKVAAKKTPAKKTATKKATPKGRS; the protein is encoded by the coding sequence ATGACTTCGGGAAATGGTCAAGGTTCGCAGGCCATACGCAGGACCATGCGGCTGCCGGGCTCGGTCGCCGAGATCCAGGCCAGCCCGCCTGGCCCCGAGGTCGGCGCGTTCTTCGATCTCGACGGCACGTTGGTCGCCGGTTTCACCGGCGTGATCATGACGCAGGACCGGTTGCGTCGCCGCCAGATGTCGGTAGGGGAGTTCATCGGCATGGTGCAGGCCGGGCTCAACCACCAGCTCGGTCGCTCCGAATTCGAGGATCTCATCGGTAAGGGCGCCCGCATGCTGCGTGGCAATTCGCTCGCCGACATCGATGAACTGGCCGAGCGCCTTTTCGTGCAGAAGATCGTCGGCCGCATCTATCCCGAGATGCGCGAGCTGGTGCGTGCTCACATGGCCCGTGGTCACACCGTGGTGCTCAGCTCGTCCGCGTTGACGGTGCAGGTCGAGCCCGTCGCACGGTTCTTGGGCATCGACAACGTGTTGAGCAACAAGTTCGAAACCGACGAGCACGGACTGCTGACCGGCGAGGTCCTCACTCCCATCATCTGGGGTCCCGGCAAGGCCAGAGCGGTGCAGGCGTTCGCCTCCAAGAACGGTGTCGACCTGTCGAAGAGCTACTTCTACGCCGACGGTGACGAAGACGTCGCGCTGATGTATCTGGTCGGCAATCCGCGGCCAACGAATCCGGCGGGCAAGCTCGCGGCGGTCGCGGCCAAGCGCGGTTGGCCGGTGCTGAGATTCAGCAGTCGTAGTGGCAGCAGTCCGGTGTCACAGCTGCGTACGGCCGTCGGCATCGCGTCGATGGTGCCGATCGCCGCGGGCGCAATCGGCCTCGGTCTGCTGACCCAGAACCGGCGCACCGGCGTCAACTTCTTCACGTCGACCTTCGGTAAGACACTTCTCACGACCATCGGGGTCGAGCTGAACGTGCTGGGCAAGGAGAACCTGACGGTCGAGCGACCGGCGGTGTTCATCTTCAACCACCGAAACCAAGCAGACCCGATGATCGCCGGACGACTGGTCGAATCCAATTTCACTTCAGTGGGCAAAAAGGAACTGGAGAAGGACCCGATCGTCGGCACGATGGGCAAGATCATGGATGCGGCGTTCATCGACCGCGACGATCCCCAGAAGGCCGTCGAGGGGCTCAAGAAGGTCGAGGAGTTGGCCCGTAAGGGTCTTTCAATTCTGATCGCGCCCGAGGGTACCCGGCTGGACACCACCGAGGTCGGTCCGTTCAAGAAGGGCCCGTTCCGAATTGCGATGTCGGCGGGAATCCCGGTCGTACCCATCGTCATTCGCAATGCCGAGGTTATCGCCGCCCGCGACTCGAGCACGTTCAATCCCGGAATCGTCGATGTCGTGGTCTATCCGCCGATCCCCGTGGATGATTGGACGCACGACGAGCTGTCCGACCGTATTGCCGAGGTGCGCCAGCTCTACCTCGACACGCTGAAAGATTGGCCGCAGGACAAGCTGCCCACTCCGGCGTTGTACACCCGTAAGAAGGCCAAGAACCCGAGGAAGCCGCCCGCGAAGAAGTCCACGCCGAGTAAGACCGCCAAGAAGGCGACAACCACGAAGGTGACGGCGAAGAAGGTGGCTGCCAAGAAGACCCCCGCCAAGAAGACAGCGACGAAGAAGGCGACCCCGAAGGGCCGGTCGTGA
- a CDS encoding wax ester/triacylglycerol synthase family O-acyltransferase — MSDVPDLDADGLPEELSAFDQILHRGEANPRTRSGIMTLEILDSDPDWEQFRRRFDSASRKVLRLRQKVVTPTLPTVAPRWVIDPDFNLDFHVRRIRISQPGTLRQVLDLAEVAAQSPLDISRPLWTATLIEGLEGGGAAIMMHLSHAITDGVGAVEMFAHIYDLEREPAPQAIPPLPIPQDLSPNDLMRQGVRRLPGTIAGRVRGVVSGAAHVVGEAIRDPISRMGSVMDYAMSGARVMGPVADPSPVLRRRSLSSRSEAIDIKFGDLHRAAKAAGGSINDAYLAGLCGALRLYHDAKGVPIDALPMAVPVNLRSEADPAGGNRFAGVNLAAPIGLQDPEVRIKNIRSQMTSKREERAIDMVGAIAPVISLLPDSVLESMAGSIVNSDVQASNVPVYAGDTFIAGAKILRQYGIGPLPGVAMMVVLISRAGYCTITTRYDRAAIDDPDLWARCLQSGFDEVLALGGDGRAEPASFSVDPPENIRISPNGSALQ, encoded by the coding sequence ATGAGTGATGTGCCGGACCTGGATGCGGACGGACTCCCGGAGGAACTCAGCGCGTTCGACCAGATCCTGCATCGCGGTGAGGCCAACCCGCGCACCCGCTCGGGGATCATGACGCTGGAGATCCTCGACAGCGATCCGGACTGGGAACAGTTCCGGCGGAGGTTCGACAGCGCGTCGCGCAAGGTGCTGCGGCTACGCCAGAAGGTCGTCACGCCGACGCTGCCGACAGTGGCGCCACGGTGGGTCATCGATCCCGATTTCAACCTGGACTTCCACGTCCGCCGGATCCGGATCTCTCAACCGGGAACACTGCGCCAGGTACTCGACCTCGCCGAGGTCGCGGCACAGTCACCGCTCGACATCTCCCGACCGCTGTGGACCGCGACGCTCATCGAGGGCCTCGAAGGTGGCGGCGCGGCGATCATGATGCATCTCAGCCACGCCATCACGGACGGCGTCGGAGCCGTCGAGATGTTCGCCCACATCTACGACCTGGAACGCGAACCGGCACCGCAGGCCATACCGCCGCTGCCGATTCCGCAGGACCTTTCGCCCAACGACTTGATGCGCCAAGGCGTTAGACGTCTCCCGGGCACGATCGCGGGGCGGGTACGCGGCGTGGTGTCCGGCGCCGCTCATGTGGTGGGCGAGGCGATCCGTGACCCGATCTCGCGCATGGGCAGCGTTATGGACTACGCGATGTCCGGCGCCCGGGTGATGGGGCCGGTCGCCGACCCGTCACCGGTGCTACGTCGGCGCAGCCTCTCGTCGCGCAGCGAGGCCATCGACATCAAGTTCGGTGACCTGCATCGCGCCGCGAAGGCGGCGGGCGGCTCCATCAACGATGCGTACCTGGCCGGCCTGTGCGGCGCGCTGCGGCTCTACCACGACGCCAAGGGCGTGCCCATCGACGCCTTGCCGATGGCGGTTCCCGTCAACCTTCGATCTGAAGCGGACCCCGCGGGTGGAAACCGGTTCGCCGGAGTCAATCTGGCCGCGCCGATCGGACTGCAGGACCCCGAAGTGCGGATCAAGAACATCCGCTCACAGATGACGAGCAAGCGTGAAGAGCGTGCGATCGACATGGTCGGGGCCATCGCTCCGGTGATCAGCTTGCTGCCTGACTCGGTGCTCGAGTCCATGGCGGGATCGATCGTCAACTCCGACGTGCAAGCCAGCAACGTGCCGGTGTACGCGGGCGACACGTTTATTGCCGGCGCGAAGATCCTGCGGCAGTACGGAATTGGACCGCTGCCAGGTGTGGCCATGATGGTGGTGCTGATCTCCCGGGCGGGGTACTGCACCATCACCACACGTTACGATCGTGCCGCGATCGACGACCCGGATCTGTGGGCCCGCTGCCTGCAGTCGGGTTTCGACGAAGTCCTGGCCCTGGGTGGCGACGGTCGTGCGGAGCCGGCGTCGTTCTCCGTAGACCCGCCCGAGAACATCCGCATATCACCGAACGGAAGTGCGCTGCAATGA
- a CDS encoding IS1380 family transposase, which translates to MQVSHSFASQSAVFDDDHLVSCAGLVPVMTLAQQTGLTRLLSEKVQIVAPRIKSGAANPSPKLATLIAGMCAGADCIDDIDLVRSGGMTTLFDGVYAPSTVGTLLREFTFGHARQLESVLRDHLVALCGRVDLLPDAAKGSVFIDIDSLLRPVYGRAKQGASYGHTKIAGKQILRKGLSPLATTISTAGSAPVIAGMRLRAGKTASAKGAGRMVAQAIRTARAAGASGQILVRGDSAYGNRAVVRSCLRAGARFSLVMIRNPAVERALAAIDESAWTPVSYPGAVQDPDTGAWISDAEVAEIPYTAFASTPDRITARLIVRRVKDARFPDALFPVWRYHPFFTNTDLPADQADITHRQHAIIETVFADLIDGPLAHIPSGRFGANSAWILCAAIAHNLLRAAGVLAGENHGRARGSTLRRKIVNIPARLARPQRRPILHLPTHWPWSRAWLMLWHNIIGPSPPNAATV; encoded by the coding sequence GTGCAAGTTTCGCACAGCTTCGCTTCGCAGTCAGCGGTGTTCGATGACGATCATCTCGTGTCGTGCGCCGGGCTGGTACCGGTGATGACGTTGGCCCAGCAGACCGGGCTGACTCGGCTTCTCTCGGAGAAGGTCCAGATCGTCGCGCCGCGGATCAAGTCCGGGGCGGCCAACCCGTCTCCGAAACTGGCCACGCTGATCGCGGGCATGTGCGCGGGCGCGGACTGCATCGACGACATCGACCTGGTCCGCAGCGGCGGCATGACGACGCTCTTCGACGGCGTGTACGCACCGTCGACGGTCGGAACGTTGTTGCGAGAGTTCACCTTCGGTCACGCCCGCCAACTCGAATCGGTACTACGTGACCATCTGGTGGCGCTGTGTGGGAGGGTCGACCTGCTCCCTGATGCCGCCAAGGGGTCGGTGTTCATCGACATCGACTCGCTGCTACGTCCGGTCTACGGGCGCGCCAAACAGGGCGCCTCCTACGGACACACCAAGATCGCCGGCAAGCAGATCCTGCGCAAGGGACTCTCACCGCTGGCCACCACCATCAGCACCGCGGGGTCGGCACCGGTGATCGCCGGGATGCGGCTACGCGCGGGCAAGACCGCCTCGGCCAAGGGTGCCGGGCGCATGGTCGCCCAAGCCATCAGAACCGCCCGCGCCGCCGGAGCCAGCGGGCAGATCCTGGTGCGCGGCGACTCGGCCTACGGCAACCGGGCGGTGGTGCGGAGCTGCCTGCGCGCGGGCGCCCGGTTCTCGCTGGTGATGATCCGAAACCCCGCCGTGGAACGCGCGCTGGCCGCCATCGACGAGAGCGCCTGGACCCCGGTGTCTTATCCCGGCGCAGTCCAAGATCCCGATACCGGGGCCTGGATCTCTGATGCCGAAGTCGCCGAAATCCCCTACACCGCTTTTGCATCCACCCCCGATCGAATCACCGCGCGCCTCATCGTGCGTCGAGTCAAAGACGCCCGGTTTCCCGACGCACTGTTTCCGGTCTGGCGATATCACCCGTTCTTCACCAACACCGACCTGCCCGCCGATCAGGCCGACATCACCCACCGCCAACACGCGATCATCGAGACCGTGTTCGCCGACCTGATCGACGGACCGCTGGCACACATCCCGTCGGGCCGCTTCGGGGCGAACTCCGCCTGGATCCTGTGCGCGGCCATCGCCCACAACCTGCTGCGCGCCGCCGGGGTGCTGGCAGGTGAGAACCACGGCCGGGCGCGGGGATCCACACTGCGCCGCAAGATCGTCAACATTCCCGCGCGACTCGCCCGTCCGCAACGCCGGCCCATCCTGCACCTACCCACCCACTGGCCCTGGTCTCGGGCCTGGCTCATGCTGTGGCACAACATCATCGGCCCTAGCCCGCCCAATGCCGCTACTGTCTGA
- a CDS encoding group I intron-associated PD-(D/E)XK endonuclease, translating into MAHHTKDKGDLGIAKVHADLVSQGFTVLFPATEHAPFDLVAYAAGEFHRLQVKYRSARAGAVKVQFRSIWADRNGTHMTPMDKRAIDTVCIYCPETDECYYVRPDAYGTSVTLRVTPSKNGQHAGILDAAAFRELPALLPYSDGH; encoded by the coding sequence ATGGCGCACCATACGAAGGATAAGGGTGACCTAGGCATCGCCAAGGTCCATGCCGACCTGGTGAGCCAAGGGTTCACGGTCCTATTTCCCGCGACGGAGCACGCGCCGTTCGACCTCGTCGCATATGCCGCCGGAGAGTTCCACCGCCTTCAGGTGAAGTACCGATCGGCGCGCGCAGGGGCTGTCAAAGTTCAATTCCGGTCCATTTGGGCGGATCGGAATGGTACGCACATGACCCCGATGGACAAGCGCGCAATCGATACCGTGTGCATCTACTGCCCGGAGACCGACGAATGCTATTACGTGCGGCCCGACGCATATGGCACCTCGGTCACGCTTCGAGTTACGCCCAGCAAGAACGGTCAGCATGCAGGAATTCTGGATGCCGCAGCATTCCGCGAACTGCCGGCGCTACTGCCGTATAGCGACGGCCACTAA